One Solirubrobacter pauli DNA segment encodes these proteins:
- a CDS encoding ribosomal protein L7/L12: MLTLVDLGPRPDEAVAAIAMVMDVGPRRAAELVEALPAALGLHPALAPVLREELERVGAVVEDREPPPGPVVPISTPTGDASVTLLDPGADRLRVTKAIAAGTGLTLREAKHLVETAPGVVASGLKPDAAAALRERLEAAGARVAP; this comes from the coding sequence GTGCTGACACTGGTGGACCTCGGGCCACGGCCGGATGAGGCCGTCGCCGCGATCGCCATGGTGATGGACGTCGGCCCGCGGCGGGCCGCGGAGCTCGTCGAGGCGCTCCCGGCCGCGCTCGGCCTCCACCCTGCCCTCGCCCCGGTGCTGCGCGAGGAGCTCGAGCGCGTCGGCGCCGTCGTCGAGGACCGTGAGCCGCCGCCGGGCCCGGTGGTGCCGATCTCGACGCCGACCGGCGACGCGTCGGTCACCCTGCTCGATCCCGGCGCGGACCGGCTGCGCGTGACGAAGGCGATCGCGGCGGGCACCGGCCTCACGCTGCGCGAGGCGAAGCACCTCGTCGAGACGGCGCCGGGCGTCGTCGCGTCAGGGCTCAAGCCCGACGCGGCGGCCGCGCTGCGGGAGCGGCTCGAGGCGGCGGGCGCGCGCGTGGCCCCCTAG
- the murJ gene encoding murein biosynthesis integral membrane protein MurJ has protein sequence MASQPTSPARRTAINTLIFSVATGLSRVAGLIREVVAAAYFGTGGAASAFTLAFQIPNLIRALVADAALSSAFVPVFSELLEQKKRKEAIELAGALAGLMLVALTVISLIFILIAPWLIPLFTGDEFTPALDTLAIGLSQVLFPIVVLLGLTGLVTGILNVHDHFTIPAIAPLVWNLVIIVGMVGLAPLFEGDNRLYAYAVGVVAGTLVQLLMMLPTLRRMGFPIGHIRLPRRGDERVKRVLLLMLPVSIGLGLININLLLNTVIGSSVSDQVPRAIDAAFRIYMLPQGMFSVAVATVLFPQLARLAARNDYAGLRATVGTGLRQIGLLLIPAGAAMAVLAEPIVQLVFQRGEWDAESTRLTADALFWFAFSLPFSGFVLMLTRGFFSIQQPTTPTKLAVGSLVINAVGSYLLAKPFGIAGIVLGTIASNVALVLAEAVLLRRALGGFQTRETLTAMAKMVLAGGVLAGVAYAVWAGLDALLGQSLIAQAIAVFTALGAGSVAYAAVVLALRIPEARQILDLFARRLRRRS, from the coding sequence TTGGCTTCTCAGCCCACCTCACCTGCTCGCCGGACGGCGATCAACACGCTGATCTTCTCGGTCGCGACCGGTCTCTCCCGGGTCGCGGGCCTGATCCGCGAAGTCGTCGCGGCAGCGTACTTCGGGACCGGCGGCGCCGCTTCGGCCTTCACGCTCGCGTTCCAGATCCCGAACCTGATCCGCGCGCTCGTCGCCGACGCGGCGCTCTCGAGCGCGTTCGTGCCGGTCTTCTCCGAGCTGCTCGAGCAGAAGAAGCGCAAGGAGGCGATCGAGCTCGCGGGCGCGCTCGCCGGGCTGATGCTCGTGGCGTTGACGGTCATCTCGCTGATCTTCATCCTGATCGCGCCCTGGCTGATCCCGCTGTTCACGGGGGACGAGTTCACGCCGGCGTTGGACACGCTGGCGATCGGGCTGAGCCAGGTGCTGTTCCCGATCGTGGTGCTGCTCGGGCTGACGGGGCTCGTCACCGGCATCCTCAACGTCCACGACCACTTCACGATCCCCGCGATCGCGCCGCTGGTCTGGAACCTCGTGATCATCGTCGGGATGGTCGGGCTGGCGCCGCTGTTCGAGGGCGACAACCGGCTCTACGCCTACGCGGTCGGCGTCGTCGCGGGCACGCTCGTGCAGCTGCTGATGATGCTGCCGACGCTGCGGCGGATGGGCTTCCCGATCGGCCACATCCGGCTGCCGCGGCGCGGCGACGAGCGCGTCAAGCGCGTGCTGCTGCTGATGCTGCCGGTCTCGATCGGACTCGGCCTGATCAACATCAACCTGCTGCTGAACACCGTCATCGGCTCCAGCGTCTCCGACCAGGTGCCGCGCGCGATCGACGCCGCGTTCCGCATCTACATGCTCCCCCAGGGGATGTTCTCCGTCGCGGTCGCGACCGTGCTGTTCCCGCAGCTCGCCCGGCTGGCCGCGCGCAACGACTACGCGGGGCTGCGGGCGACGGTCGGCACCGGCCTGCGCCAGATCGGCCTGCTGCTGATCCCCGCCGGCGCGGCGATGGCGGTGCTGGCCGAGCCGATCGTCCAGCTCGTCTTCCAGCGCGGCGAGTGGGACGCGGAGTCCACGCGCCTCACCGCGGACGCGCTGTTCTGGTTCGCCTTCAGCCTCCCGTTCAGCGGCTTCGTGCTGATGCTCACCCGCGGGTTCTTCTCCATCCAGCAGCCGACGACGCCGACCAAGCTCGCGGTCGGCTCGCTCGTGATCAACGCGGTCGGCTCCTACCTGCTGGCCAAGCCGTTCGGGATCGCCGGCATCGTGCTCGGCACGATCGCCTCCAACGTGGCGCTCGTGCTCGCCGAGGCGGTGCTGCTGCGGCGGGCGCTCGGCGGGTTCCAGACGCGCGAGACGCTGACGGCGATGGCGAAGATGGTGCTCGCGGGCGGCGTGCTGGCGGGGGTCGCCTACGCCGTCTGGGCCGGGCTCGACGCCCTCCTCGGCCAGTCGCTGATCGCCCAGGCGATCGCCGTCTTCACGGCGCTGGGAGCCGGCT
- a CDS encoding ribosomal protein L7/L12 gives MSFLRRLLGRDDDDVADNGLPAVPVSAPRTGDLVLVDAGRNKIVVIKIVREATGLGLREAKELVERTPVVLDAALGPDLERAGAVVQYHPAGAPQPEPETPPVGGSVFLADAGRNKIKVIKVVREASGLGLREAKELVEAAPTLVVSGLSPDAAAALRRELEAAGARVG, from the coding sequence ATGAGCTTCCTCCGGCGCCTGCTCGGCCGCGACGACGATGACGTGGCCGACAACGGCCTGCCCGCCGTGCCCGTGTCCGCGCCGCGGACGGGCGATCTCGTGCTCGTCGACGCCGGGCGCAACAAGATCGTCGTGATCAAGATCGTGCGCGAGGCGACCGGGCTCGGCCTGCGCGAGGCGAAGGAGCTCGTCGAACGCACGCCGGTGGTGCTCGACGCCGCGCTGGGCCCAGACCTCGAGCGCGCCGGCGCGGTCGTGCAATATCACCCGGCGGGAGCGCCTCAGCCTGAGCCGGAGACACCTCCGGTCGGCGGCAGCGTCTTTCTCGCCGACGCCGGGCGCAACAAGATCAAGGTGATCAAGGTCGTGCGCGAGGCGAGCGGGCTCGGCCTGCGCGAGGCCAAGGAGCTCGTCGAGGCCGCGCCCACCCTGGTCGTGTCGGGGCTGAGCCCGGACGCGGCGGCCGCGCTCCGGCGTGAGCTGGAGGCGGCCGGCGCGCGCGTCGGCTAG
- a CDS encoding glycoside hydrolase family 15 protein: protein MSLDNANPPLSSTFPPIADYGFLSDCETNALVAPSGAIEWLCLPRHDGPSVFGAVLDRDAGTFRLGPADTMVPAARRYLPGTMILETTWGTDRGWLIVRDVLLVGPWHDKDERSTTHRRAPTDHDADHVLLRTMRCVNGSVEVQLECDPIFDYGRRYAQWEYVGEGYHEAVASAEGWGTKLRLTTDLRVGFEGSRVRAVSTLKAGETAFVSLAFSDHPGPKTYDEAYERLVKTADYWHQWLAHGTFPDHPWRQYLQRSALTLKGLSYSPTGAMIAAATTSLPETPGGERNWDYRYSWVRDSTFMLWGLHSLGFEWEANDYFYFMQDAAQADDLQVMYGIQGERELIEETLDHLSGYDNARPVRIGNGAYNQRQHDVWGTMLDSIFLHAKSRDHLPERRWPLIKRLVEAAIENWQKPDKGIWEVRGGDQHFTSSKVMCWVACDRGSRLATLRENHEQAAIWREKADEIKADILDKGCRDGIFTQHYDTDALDASALLIPLVRFLPPDDERVRKTVMAIADNLTIDGLVLRYKVEETDDGLQGEEGTFTICSFWLVSALSEIGEHHLARDLCQKLLGYASPLHLYAEEIDPRSGRHLGNFPQAFTHLALINAVMHVIRADEKLAAGMQPLSAHDEPLPLEPDPVVVAPAAKKKKP, encoded by the coding sequence CTACGGCTTCCTCTCCGACTGCGAGACGAACGCCCTGGTAGCGCCGTCGGGCGCGATCGAGTGGCTCTGCCTGCCTCGCCACGACGGCCCGAGCGTGTTCGGCGCGGTGCTGGACCGTGACGCCGGCACGTTCCGGCTCGGCCCGGCGGACACGATGGTCCCGGCCGCCCGGCGCTACCTGCCGGGGACGATGATCCTCGAGACCACGTGGGGCACCGACCGCGGCTGGCTGATCGTCCGCGACGTCCTGCTCGTCGGCCCGTGGCACGACAAGGACGAGCGCTCCACGACGCACCGCCGCGCGCCCACCGACCACGACGCCGATCACGTGCTGCTGCGCACCATGCGCTGCGTGAACGGCTCGGTCGAGGTGCAGCTCGAGTGCGACCCGATCTTCGACTACGGCCGCCGCTACGCGCAGTGGGAGTACGTCGGCGAGGGCTACCACGAGGCGGTCGCGTCGGCCGAGGGCTGGGGCACGAAGCTGCGGCTGACGACCGACCTGCGCGTCGGCTTCGAGGGATCGCGCGTGCGTGCCGTCAGCACGCTGAAGGCGGGGGAGACCGCGTTCGTGTCGCTCGCGTTCTCGGACCATCCCGGCCCGAAGACCTACGACGAAGCGTACGAGCGGCTGGTCAAGACCGCCGACTACTGGCACCAGTGGCTCGCCCACGGCACGTTCCCGGACCATCCGTGGCGCCAGTACCTGCAGCGCTCCGCGCTCACGCTCAAGGGCCTGAGCTACTCGCCGACGGGCGCGATGATCGCCGCGGCCACCACGTCGCTGCCGGAGACGCCGGGCGGCGAGCGCAACTGGGACTACCGCTACAGCTGGGTGCGCGACAGCACCTTCATGCTCTGGGGCCTGCACTCGCTCGGCTTCGAGTGGGAGGCCAACGACTACTTCTACTTCATGCAGGACGCCGCCCAGGCGGACGACCTGCAGGTCATGTACGGCATCCAGGGCGAGCGCGAGCTGATCGAGGAGACGCTCGACCACCTCAGCGGCTACGACAACGCCCGCCCGGTCCGCATCGGCAACGGCGCCTACAACCAGCGCCAGCACGACGTGTGGGGCACGATGCTGGACTCGATCTTCCTCCACGCCAAGTCGCGCGACCACCTGCCCGAGCGCCGCTGGCCGTTGATCAAGCGCCTCGTCGAGGCCGCGATCGAGAACTGGCAGAAGCCCGACAAGGGCATCTGGGAGGTCCGCGGCGGCGACCAGCACTTCACCTCGTCGAAGGTCATGTGCTGGGTCGCGTGTGACCGCGGCTCGCGGCTCGCCACGCTGCGCGAGAACCACGAGCAGGCCGCGATCTGGCGTGAGAAGGCCGACGAGATCAAGGCCGACATCCTCGACAAGGGCTGCCGGGACGGCATCTTCACGCAGCACTACGACACCGACGCGCTGGATGCGTCGGCGCTGCTGATCCCGCTCGTCCGCTTCCTGCCGCCCGACGACGAGCGCGTCCGCAAGACCGTGATGGCGATCGCCGACAACCTCACGATCGACGGGCTCGTGCTCCGCTACAAGGTCGAGGAGACCGACGACGGCCTCCAGGGCGAGGAGGGCACGTTCACGATCTGCTCGTTCTGGCTCGTGAGCGCCCTGAGCGAGATCGGCGAGCACCACCTCGCCCGCGACCTGTGCCAGAAGCTGCTCGGCTACGCGTCCCCGCTGCACCTGTACGCGGAGGAGATCGACCCGCGCAGCGGCCGCCACCTCGGCAACTTCCCGCAGGCCTTCACGCACCTGGCGCTGATCAACGCCGTCATGCACGTGATCCGCGCCGACGAGAAGCTCGCCGCGGGCATGCAGCCGCTGTCCGCGCACGACGAGCCGCTGCCGCTGGAGCCCGACCCGGTGGTCGTCGCGCCCGCGGCCAAGAAGAAGAAGCCCTAG
- the rpsT gene encoding 30S ribosomal protein S20, with protein sequence MANIKSQIKRNNRSERERVENRQYTSQIKTYFRRLETAVTDGNDETVGTEHRKLISLIDKAVKRGALHANTGARKKARAERLRRGTPAE encoded by the coding sequence ATGGCCAACATCAAGTCACAGATCAAGCGGAACAACCGCTCCGAGCGCGAGCGCGTCGAGAACCGCCAATATACGTCGCAGATCAAGACGTACTTCCGGCGCCTCGAGACCGCCGTGACCGACGGCAACGACGAGACGGTGGGCACCGAGCACCGCAAGCTCATCTCGCTGATCGACAAGGCCGTCAAGCGCGGTGCGCTGCACGCCAACACCGGCGCGCGCAAGAAGGCGCGGGCTGAGCGGCTGCGTCGCGGCACGCCCGCCGAGTAA